The Daphnia pulicaria isolate SC F1-1A chromosome 12, SC_F0-13Bv2, whole genome shotgun sequence genome contains a region encoding:
- the LOC124316166 gene encoding uncharacterized protein LOC124316166, whose product MKILILLIILAVGFVSSQVKIVQKPTNAKVSVSSSKSLTAPVKKVQKATNATQYSVNVPKSKLLAASNAVSSKEDVEEDFKNQLSAYSSWEDSLSLAPISIGLLGDLMILSSQTKDFAIDGNVPLRGILYVKYPKSFRATLVQIGNEAQTAFMVAHNHMDKIRLLTAGVPDYMKEATEILVTGDEELVSRYLPAPMIRIREAANFSVSLSMTVVWQFERVINLTAEVLEMCTSEKGLQEAKLEKTTREQKRVNLTLPLFQQMVEQLNSSIAKDQAVIERAEEDMRKALQKMPSGWEMIAMDFVQTLGNLLTAGFQTITSLAYNRVEGLMAGTLVTLEEDTFTESHDSGEQQPQLTDAPADIEWDPCIIQQWKNILEMDGISRHLLESYKELGSIDSARGLYNPDGDRSKLNAIALQVEMCSPVAEIVRQGLEFVDELSRVARRQKPKNVTEEHFKKDRQSDLENVLELTGVKFRFSTTNLKNMMMANQQAVPINTPLLSQARKKSNSKGWASQQALASSRNRAYLAQATLVNTRQAMERTIAKMIQHNEEAIKLLTEQQNLKLEEIRYDEFIQVLKEGLEKLTIFKEQWTKLVRFFQKIADTVQLVAAQSIDDFANHIETTSLQLKNIYKKLVIDKLYAKALKATQATSLVNDMAETYVSVSAKYIIPVVSSLSKKIITDPRKATMEREKLLDQCKRDSKSIVDLIVADKKKILHRIEQRTAQIKKEYAFLDPVKRRQIELLRKKTELEIEKQQRGRRKLSKEQKKTQVEKVLAIKIERDEFLRENYILDDEDQSST is encoded by the exons ATGAAAATTCTGATATTGTTGATCATTTTGGCCGTTGGGTTCGTTTCGTCGCAAG tgaAAATAGTGCAGAAACCAACAAATGCCAAGGTGTCCGTTTCCAGTTCAAAGTCGCTGACTGCGCCAG tgaaAAAAGTGCAGAAAGCAACCAATGCGACCCAGTACAGTGTGAATGTTCCCAAATCCAAATTACTGGCCGCCAGCAACGCCGTGTCCAGTAAAGAAGATGTTGAAGAAGATTTCAAGAACCAGTTGAGCGCCTATTCCAGCTGGGAGGATTCCCTATCTCTTGCGCCTATCAGCATCGGATTGCTGGGCGACTTGATGATCTTGTCATCGCAAACGAAGGATTTTGCAATCGATGGGAACGTTCCTCTTCGTGGCATCCTCTACGTCAAGTACCCAAAAAGCTTCCGGGCAACGCTGGTCCAAATCGGCAACGAAGCCCAAACGGCCTTCATGGTGGCCCACAATCACATGGACAAGATCCGGCTTTTGACTGCAGGCGTTCCAGACTACATGAAAGAGGCCACGGAGATCCTGGTGACGGGTGACGAGGAGCTGGTGTCTCGGTACTTGCCAGCGCCAATGATCCGCATCCGGGAAGCGGCAAACTTTAGCGTCTCTCTGTCCATGACCGTCGTCTGGCAATTTGAACGCGTCATCAATTTGACGGCCGAGGTGTTGGAAATGTGCACCAGCGAGAAAGGCCTGCAGGAAGCCAAACTGGAGAAAACCACCCGGGAACAGAAAAGAGTCAATTTGACTCTGCCGTTATTCCAGCAGATGGTTGAGCAGCTGAATTCGTCCATCGCCAAAGATCAGGCTGTTATCGAACGAGCCGAGGAAGACATGAGAAAAGCCTTGCAGAAAATGCCCAGTGGATGGGAAATGATTGCCATGGATTTTGTACAAACCCTTGGCAATTTGTTGACGGCCGGTTTCCAAACCATTACCTCCTTGGCGTACAATAGGGTCGAAGGATTAATGGCAGGTACACTCGTTACCCTCGAGGAAGACACGTTCACAGAATCCCATGATTCCGGCGAACAGCAGCCGCAGTTAACCGATGCGCCAGCTGACATTGAATGGGACCCGTGCATCATCCAGCAGtggaaaaacattttggaaATGGATGGGATATCCAGACAC TTGCTGGAATCCTACAAGGAATTAGGGTCGATTGACTCCGCCAGAGGACTATACAATCCTGATGGCGACAGGTCCAAATTGAACGCAATCGCTTTGCAAGTGGAAATGTGCTCTCCCGTGGCAGAAATCGTCAGACAAGGTTTGGAGTTCGTCGACGAACTTTCACGAGTGGCTCGTCGCCAGAAACCGAAGAACGTCACCGAAgaacatttcaaaaaggaTCGCCAGTCTGACctggaaaatgttttagaGTTGACTGGAGTTAAATTTCGTTTCTCGACCACTAATCTGAAAAACATGATGATGGCCAATCAGCAAGCCGTCCCCATTAACACGCCACTATTGTCGCAGGCCCGGAAGAAAAGCAATTCTAAAGGTTGGGCCAGTCAACAGGCCCTTGCCTCTAGTAGAAATCGTGCCTATTTGGCGCAGGCTACATTGGTGAACACTCGCCAGGCGATGGAGAGAACCATAGCGAAGATGATTCAACACAATGAAGAAGCCATCAAACTCTTGACTGAACAGCAGAACCTCAAGTTGGAAGAGATTCGCTACGATGAATTCATCCAGGTGCTCAAAGAAGGGCTGGAAAAGCTGACCATCTTCAAGGAGCAGTGGACCAAACTGGTTCGGTTCTTCCAGAAAATTGCGGATACCGTGCAATTAGTGGCTGCTCAGAGCATTGATGATTTCGCCAACCACATCGAGACGACCAGTTTGCAATTGAAAAACATTTACAAGAAATTAGTCATCGATAAGCTGTACGCCAAGGCCTTGAAAGCCACACAGGCCACATCGCTCGTCAACGACATGGCTGAAACTTACGTAAGCGTCTCTGCTAAGTACATCATCCCGGTCGTGTCCAGTCTGAGCAAGAAGATCATAACGGATCCCCGGAAAGCGACTATGGAGCGTGAAAAACTGCTGGATCAGTGCAAAAGGGACTCGAAATCCATCGTCGATCTCATTGTTGCTGATAAGAAGAAAATCCTCCACAGAATCGAACAGCGTACAGCCCAGATCAAGAAAGAATACGCCTTCTTGGATCCAGTGAAACGGAGACAGATCGAGTTACTGCGCAAAAAAACCGAACTGGAAATTGAGAAACAACAACGCGGTCGACGGAAGTTGAGCAAAGAACAGAAGAAGACCCAAGTGGAAAAAGTTTTGGCCATCAAGATTGAACGAGACGAATTCCTCAGGGAAAATTACATTCTGGATGATGAAGATCAGTCATCAacctaa